The genomic region ATCCGATTTTCCGGGACGAACTCTACTACCTCGACTGCGCCCGGCATCTCGATTGGGGCTACGTCGACCACCCGCCGCTGTCGATCGCTCTGTTGGCAGGGTGGCGCAGCCTGTTCGGCGACTCGCTTCCTGCCTTGAGGATGCTTCCCGCCCTGTGCGGCGCGATTCTCGTCATCCTGACAGGCTGGATGGCGCGCGAGATGGACGCGAATCTTCTCGGACAGGGTCTGGCGGCGGTGGCGGCGCTCACCGTTCCCTCCTACCTGGGAATCACCGGCTTCTATTCGATGAACGCGTTCGACCTGGTGGCCTGGGCGGCCGCGTTTCTCATTCTGATTCGGTTCCTGCGCACCGGCCGCTCATCGCTGTGGATTTCCTTAGGCCTCGTCCTGGGGATCGGCCTGCAAAACAAGATCAGCCTGCTGACCCTGGGCGCCGCGCTCGCCGGCGCGCTCCTTCTGACCTCACACCGACGCGAGCTTGCCCGCCGCGAGATCTGGATCGGCGGCGTTCTGGCGATCCTGCTCTTCCTTCCTTACCTGCTCTGGCAGGCGACGCATGACTGGGCGACGCTCGAGTTCATGCACAACGCGGCAACGCGCAAGATCGCGGCGCTCGGCTTCTGGGGCTTCACCACGAGTCAGCTCCTGGAGATGCATCCTTTCAACATCGTCCTGTCGCTGGCGGGACTGGGCTTCCTGTGGGCGCACTCGGGGGGTCGCTACCGGCTCATCGGGATCATCTTCGTCCTGACCTTCCTGATCCTGGCGCTTCAGCGGAGCAAGCCCTACTACCTGGTCGCCGCCTACCCGCCGCTGCTCGCGGCGGGCGCCTGCGCCGTGGCCGGCACGGGGGAGCGGCGCCGGCCCGCCCTCGCCTGGGGGGTGGGAGCCCTCCTATTAATAGGAGGGGCCTTGACGGCGCCTTTCGCTGTCCCCGTCCTGCCGGTCGAGCGCTTCGTTGCCTACCAGAAAGCGCTCGGAGTCGAGCCGGCCAGCGGGGAGAACCAGAGGCAAGGGCCGCTGCCGCAGCATTTCGCCGACCGGTTCGGCTGGCAGGAGCTGGCAGCCGGAGTGGCGCAGGCCTACCGGCAGCTGCCCGCCGTGGTCCGCGCCGTCACCGGCATCGTGACCCGAAACTACGGCGAGGCCGGCGCGCTCAACTATTACGGCCGCAGGCTCGGCCTTCCGGAAGCGGCGACGCAGCACAACAGCGGCTATTTCTGGGGGCCGCCGTCGGGGGCGAGCGCTTTTCTCATCGTGGGAAGCGAGCGGGAAGATCTGGAATCGACCTGTGGAACGCTGACCGAGCTGCGGACTTTCGAGACCTCGCCCTGGGCGATGCCCTACGAACAGCGTCAGACCCTGTTCCTCTGCCGCGACCTGAAAATCCCCCTGGCCGAGGCCTGGCGCCGCGGCAAGCACTTTATTTGAGATTCGGCACAAGCACCGTCAATTGGGCAGCTTCTGACGCCAGTCAAGCACTCATTCGCCTGGCGCTGAAACTCAGGGTGAAAACGAGGCAGGCTTGCTTGCATCCTTGCGGCGGCCGCGGCAAGGCAAGACCGGGTTTCTTTGTCGATGGAAGCGGCGGGCTGCAGTATCCACAACCCCAGGGTCCCGCTCACCGGGGTTTGCTCCGTCCCGTTTCCCTTCTCAAGCGAACGAATCGCCTCCGGAAGTATATCTCCACGACATAGCGCCCGGGTGGCGGACTTCAGGTGCTGAAGGTGGAGCTCCGGCTTCTTAGCCCACCGCGATAATCGAGCATTTTCATATTCCTCGACGAGATCATGGAATAGCGAGCCCTCAGCGCCGTAGGTCTCTCTCGATTCAGCCTCTACCAGGTGGTCAAGGTAGGGAGCCAAGTTATCGGATGAGCAAAAGGAATGGACCGCCAGGGAGTTTTGCAGGTAATCGATGCGCTCTGAAGGGGGAACCTCGCGAAAGAGCTCGAGCACTCGAGGACATTGCGCAGGTGCCGCTCGACCGATGTCCGTGATCCTGAACTGGCTCCGTTGCAGCGAGCCCGCGCTGTCGCCACACAGCGACAAGGAGTCGTGGTACCTTCGCAGCGCCGCCTCGTAATCCGCTTTCTGCACCAGGCGGAAGGCCTCCGTCTGAGCCTGTCCACAAGTCCCGGATGGCACCGGGTTATCCAGGCTCTTCTGAACGTTCGTTTCCCGGGAGCAATGGATTGGTAGGAAGAGAACGAACAGGATGGCGAGCCGCCAATGGCGAGGCTTGCGAAACATGACTTCGTGTATGGGATCGGGATTTGGAACGGAAGGGCGCCGTTCGACCTTCTAAGACCGAGGCTTGCCAGACGCAACGCGGTAAGAGGGTCGATCGCGGGCTGGCTATGATTTGATCAGCGGCGTGATACCCGGCATGGGGGATACGTCGTTGGGGGACTTCTTCTCGAGCAGCAGCTCCCGCGTGCCATTCTTCAGGACGAAGGCGGTGTGGGTCCTGAATCCCTCGAACATCAGGTTGATGTCGCGGTTCTGGTAGATGTGGCGCAGGGAGCGGGTGTTGCCCTCCGGGAGCCATTCGATCTGGTCCTTCCCGAGGATGCGGTAGCGGCGCCCGGGGTCGCGCCGCTCGGTCTCGCGGGTGGTGAAATAGGCGAACACCAGCCCTCCCGGCTTCATGATGCGCAGCAGGTCCACCGCGAACGCCTTGGCGTCGGCCCGCGGCAGGAAATCGAACGCGTCCCAGGCGATCACGGCATCGAAGGTCTCATCGGGATGCTCCAGCTCCAGCTTCCCGGACTGGTCCGCGGCGATTTTTTCCACCGGCTTGAGGAGATTGTCCGCCGTGACCTTGCAGCCCAGCTCGATGAAAAACTGAAGATTTCCGCCGATGACGCTCCCCAGGTCCAACACGCGCGAGTGGCTCATCATCGACAGCTTCTTCGCGAGGCGCGGCAGGATGTGCGAGGTCTGCACCTTGGCGGCATGTGGGGCACCGGGGAGGGGACCGGGGCCTTGGGACTCGGGGTCGCGGCGCTTGAACATGGGTCCGAACATCTCGTTCCGTCAGAGGGACGGGGCCGGCCGGAGAGTACCGGCCGGCCCCGAATCCGGATCGTGGGATTCTAGCGCTTTTCGGCCTGGGAGAAGCCAGCCTGCGGAGGATGCTGCGCCGCCTTCGGCTGGTTCAGGTCGCCCTGGACTGCCTGCATCGGCCGCACCTGATCGCGCGACTGCTGCTGGCCCTTGGGTCCCTTCTCCATGTCGACGGTGCCCTTGAACTGCGCCCCGTCGGCGATGACGATGCGCGGTGCCACGATGTCGCCCTTCAGGATGCCGGAGTTGGTGAGCTCCACCTTCTCGGAGGCGTAGGCGTTTCCCAGCAGCTCGCCGGTGATGACGACGCTCTTGGCGTAGACGTCGGCCTTGATC from Candidatus Polarisedimenticolia bacterium harbors:
- a CDS encoding glycosyltransferase family 39 protein, giving the protein MRTALAVGIPALAILALHATTGGRYPIFRDELYYLDCARHLDWGYVDHPPLSIALLAGWRSLFGDSLPALRMLPALCGAILVILTGWMAREMDANLLGQGLAAVAALTVPSYLGITGFYSMNAFDLVAWAAAFLILIRFLRTGRSSLWISLGLVLGIGLQNKISLLTLGAALAGALLLTSHRRELARREIWIGGVLAILLFLPYLLWQATHDWATLEFMHNAATRKIAALGFWGFTTSQLLEMHPFNIVLSLAGLGFLWAHSGGRYRLIGIIFVLTFLILALQRSKPYYLVAAYPPLLAAGACAVAGTGERRRPALAWGVGALLLIGGALTAPFAVPVLPVERFVAYQKALGVEPASGENQRQGPLPQHFADRFGWQELAAGVAQAYRQLPAVVRAVTGIVTRNYGEAGALNYYGRRLGLPEAATQHNSGYFWGPPSGASAFLIVGSEREDLESTCGTLTELRTFETSPWAMPYEQRQTLFLCRDLKIPLAEAWRRGKHFI
- a CDS encoding methyltransferase domain-containing protein gives rise to the protein MFKRRDPESQGPGPLPGAPHAAKVQTSHILPRLAKKLSMMSHSRVLDLGSVIGGNLQFFIELGCKVTADNLLKPVEKIAADQSGKLELEHPDETFDAVIAWDAFDFLPRADAKAFAVDLLRIMKPGGLVFAYFTTRETERRDPGRRYRILGKDQIEWLPEGNTRSLRHIYQNRDINLMFEGFRTHTAFVLKNGTRELLLEKKSPNDVSPMPGITPLIKS
- a CDS encoding polymer-forming cytoskeletal protein; the protein is MWDKKENKEVPGPGSFSAGTGYTSTTPHSSPSPSGLSRLVNIGQTIFIKGELTGTEDLTIEGRVEGKIELKDHNLTIGPNGKIKADVYAKSVVITGELLGNAYASEKVELTNSGILKGDIVAPRIVIADGAQFKGTVDMEKGPKGQQQSRDQVRPMQAVQGDLNQPKAAQHPPQAGFSQAEKR